The following proteins come from a genomic window of Frankia casuarinae:
- a CDS encoding TIGR00730 family Rossman fold protein: protein MNVCVYCASSELIDPSYVLLAAQTGTELARRGHTLVSGGGSVSCMGAIARAVRASGGYTVGVIPRALVAMEVSDLDADEIIVTETMRERKALMDARSDAFLALPGGLGTLEELLEVWVAGVLRMHTKPVVLLDPDGVFAHLRILVDEMVDRGFVRPRARDTLRWATGIGEAVDFLEAGVTAATVTSPPPPTPTPREIVEGD from the coding sequence GTGAACGTCTGCGTGTACTGCGCGTCCTCCGAGCTGATCGACCCCTCGTACGTCCTGCTGGCGGCCCAGACCGGCACCGAGCTCGCCCGGCGCGGCCACACCCTGGTTTCCGGCGGAGGCTCGGTGTCGTGCATGGGGGCGATCGCCCGGGCGGTGCGGGCCAGCGGAGGTTACACGGTCGGCGTGATCCCGCGGGCGCTGGTCGCGATGGAGGTCAGCGACCTGGACGCGGACGAGATCATCGTCACGGAGACCATGCGGGAGCGTAAGGCGCTCATGGACGCGCGCTCGGATGCCTTCCTGGCGCTGCCCGGGGGCCTGGGCACCCTCGAGGAGCTGCTCGAGGTCTGGGTCGCCGGGGTCCTGCGCATGCACACCAAGCCCGTGGTGCTCCTCGACCCCGACGGGGTCTTCGCCCACCTGCGGATCCTCGTCGACGAGATGGTCGACCGCGGGTTCGTCCGCCCGCGCGCCCGGGACACCCTCCGCTGGGCGACCGGCATCGGCGAGGCGGTGGACTTCCTGGAGGCGGGCGTGACAGCGGCGACCGTCACCTCCCCTCCGCCCCCGACCCCGACCCCGCGGGAGATCGTCGAAGGCGACTGA
- a CDS encoding DUF3117 domain-containing protein encodes MAAMKPRTGDGPLEVTKEGRGIVMRVPLEGGGRLVVELTADEASALGDALKTAVS; translated from the coding sequence ATGGCGGCCATGAAGCCGCGGACGGGTGACGGTCCGCTCGAGGTGACCAAAGAGGGGCGCGGCATCGTCATGCGTGTCCCGCTGGAGGGGGGCGGTCGGCTCGTCGTGGAACTCACCGCCGACGAGGCGAGTGCGCTGGGGGATGCCCTGAAGACCGCGGTCAGTTAA
- a CDS encoding TIGR00730 family Rossman fold protein, whose product MGRERRIPPPEQFRGPVIARRGQVEHSTTDQRLLDTRSPSGFVHSDPWRVMRIQSEFVEGFGLLAELPRAVTVFGSARIPPDSPFYGQGRLLGAALAEAGFAVITGGGPGAMEAVNRGAQEAGGLSVGLGIELPYEQRLNDWVDLGVSFRYFFVRKTMFVKYAEAFVILPGGFGTLDELFEALTLVQTGKVTRFPVVLIGSEYWSGLVDWMRTTLLPAGLVQERDLQILSITDDIHEAVRIILEGTAGHTRPAGMDIP is encoded by the coding sequence ATGGGGCGCGAGCGCCGCATCCCGCCGCCGGAGCAGTTCCGTGGGCCAGTCATTGCCCGGCGTGGCCAGGTGGAGCACTCCACCACGGATCAGCGCCTGCTCGACACCCGCAGCCCCTCGGGGTTCGTCCATTCCGACCCGTGGCGGGTCATGCGGATCCAGAGCGAGTTCGTCGAGGGTTTCGGCCTGCTCGCCGAACTGCCACGGGCGGTGACCGTCTTCGGCTCGGCCCGGATTCCCCCGGACAGCCCGTTCTACGGGCAGGGCCGGCTGCTCGGCGCCGCGCTCGCCGAGGCCGGCTTCGCGGTGATCACCGGCGGGGGGCCGGGCGCGATGGAGGCGGTGAACCGTGGGGCCCAGGAGGCCGGCGGCCTGTCGGTGGGCCTCGGCATCGAGCTTCCCTACGAGCAGCGGCTCAACGACTGGGTCGACCTCGGTGTCAGTTTCCGCTACTTCTTCGTCCGCAAGACGATGTTTGTGAAGTACGCCGAAGCGTTCGTGATCCTCCCTGGTGGGTTCGGCACGCTCGACGAGCTGTTCGAGGCGCTGACCCTGGTCCAGACCGGCAAGGTCACCCGGTTCCCGGTGGTGCTGATCGGCTCCGAGTACTGGTCGGGACTCGTCGACTGGATGCGGACGACCCTGCTGCCCGCCGGCCTGGTCCAGGAGCGGGACCTGCAGATCCTCTCGATCACCGACGACATCCACGAGGCCGTGCGCATCATCCTGGAGGGAACCGCCGGGCACACCCGGCCCGCAGGTATGGATATTCCGTGA
- a CDS encoding DivIVA domain-containing protein, whose protein sequence is MVLVIEIVIVAAVVFAVAALAVGRFDRLAPAPPDGAPTGLPAGMVTAGDVARTRFGMALRGYRMAEVDAVLLRLADELAWRDEELARRDEELVRLAAFARVDTAPSPDGHRDTRSPQIDE, encoded by the coding sequence GTGGTGCTCGTCATCGAGATTGTGATCGTGGCCGCCGTCGTCTTCGCGGTGGCCGCGCTGGCCGTCGGTCGCTTCGATCGGCTCGCCCCGGCGCCGCCGGACGGCGCTCCTACCGGACTACCTGCCGGCATGGTGACAGCCGGTGACGTTGCCCGCACGCGGTTCGGGATGGCGCTGCGTGGTTACCGGATGGCCGAGGTCGACGCCGTCCTGCTTCGGCTCGCCGACGAGCTGGCCTGGCGGGACGAGGAGCTGGCCCGGCGGGACGAGGAGCTGGTCCGGCTGGCCGCCTTCGCGCGCGTCGACACCGCGCCATCGCCGGACGGGCATCGGGATACTCGCTCGCCACAGATCGACGAGTGA
- a CDS encoding NAD-dependent epimerase/dehydratase family protein yields MTNTGTRTVGITGAQGYVGGVIQDALRKDGWTTVQLVRRPPADLTEEWRFYDSRRALAPGLLDGLDALVHCAYDMRARRWPDIQAANIHPTRALLETAQNFVPKVVVISSMSAYEGTAQLYGTAKLAIERDALAFGASVVRPGLVYGRRAGGMAATLTRLSRLPVSPAPSGNPYQFTVEEEDLAAVVAAILVKDSQISVPLGVAHPEPVSFRHIVAKFAGEAGRSPRFLPVPWKALYGSLVALEAMRIPLPVRSDSILGLVRPAPQVVNYERVKELGVSLRPFPR; encoded by the coding sequence GTGACGAATACGGGTACGCGCACCGTGGGGATCACCGGTGCCCAGGGTTATGTGGGCGGCGTGATCCAGGACGCGCTACGCAAGGATGGCTGGACGACCGTGCAACTGGTTCGACGGCCGCCAGCCGACCTGACGGAAGAATGGCGCTTCTATGACTCCAGGCGAGCTCTCGCCCCCGGCCTTCTCGATGGTCTGGATGCGCTTGTGCATTGTGCCTACGACATGAGAGCCCGGCGCTGGCCGGATATTCAGGCGGCAAACATCCACCCGACTCGAGCTCTTCTGGAAACGGCGCAGAATTTCGTCCCGAAGGTCGTCGTCATCTCGTCGATGTCGGCTTATGAGGGGACGGCGCAACTATATGGGACGGCGAAACTCGCCATCGAACGCGACGCCCTCGCCTTCGGCGCCTCGGTAGTGCGGCCGGGCCTGGTCTACGGAAGGAGGGCGGGGGGGATGGCCGCCACGCTCACCCGGTTGTCCCGCCTTCCGGTGAGTCCGGCTCCGAGTGGGAACCCCTACCAGTTCACTGTGGAGGAGGAAGATCTGGCTGCTGTGGTGGCTGCGATCCTGGTCAAGGATAGTCAAATTTCGGTGCCGCTTGGTGTCGCGCATCCAGAGCCGGTGTCCTTCCGGCACATCGTTGCGAAGTTTGCGGGCGAGGCGGGTCGTTCGCCACGATTCCTCCCCGTCCCGTGGAAGGCGCTGTACGGTTCTCTCGTGGCCTTGGAGGCGATGCGGATACCACTGCCGGTACGTTCGGATTCGATACTCGGTCTTGTCCGCCCCGCCCCACAGGTGGTGAACTATGAGCGTGTCAAGGAACTCGGTGTATCGTTGCGTCCGTTCCCGCGCTGA
- the sigE gene encoding RNA polymerase sigma factor SigE: protein MAAQDPGAGSDAAGVAATAEASGWVPPSWEDVVREHGNRVYRLAYRLTGNAHDAEDLTQDVFVRVFRSLADYTPGTFEGWLHRITTNLFLDRMRRQQKIRFDALPEDTERLAGREASPEAVYAEAHLDADVEAALAALPPDFRAAVVLCDIEQLSYEEIAQTLGVKLGTVRSRISRGRAMLRAALADRAPRTGDGAALSAAVTVSDDALLTAEPAVGPVAAELAEADVAPPDTTRPRRDRGDDGRPRSRGRHGPVAAGSKGGAPRERRA, encoded by the coding sequence GTGGCTGCTCAGGACCCCGGGGCGGGCTCGGACGCCGCCGGCGTCGCCGCCACCGCAGAAGCTTCTGGTTGGGTTCCTCCTTCCTGGGAAGACGTGGTCCGTGAGCACGGCAACCGGGTCTATCGCCTCGCCTACCGCCTCACCGGTAACGCCCACGACGCCGAGGACCTGACGCAGGACGTGTTCGTCCGGGTGTTCCGGTCGTTGGCGGACTACACCCCCGGCACCTTCGAGGGGTGGCTGCACCGGATCACCACCAATCTCTTCCTCGACCGCATGCGTCGCCAGCAGAAGATCCGGTTCGATGCGCTGCCCGAGGACACCGAGCGGCTGGCCGGCCGCGAGGCGAGCCCGGAGGCGGTCTACGCCGAGGCTCATCTCGACGCGGACGTCGAGGCCGCGCTCGCCGCTCTGCCGCCCGACTTCCGGGCCGCCGTCGTGCTGTGCGACATCGAGCAGCTCTCCTACGAAGAGATCGCTCAGACGTTGGGCGTGAAACTGGGCACAGTGCGCAGCCGGATCTCGCGCGGTCGGGCGATGTTGCGCGCGGCGCTGGCTGATCGCGCGCCACGTACTGGTGACGGCGCCGCGTTGTCCGCCGCCGTGACGGTCTCGGACGACGCCCTTCTCACCGCGGAGCCCGCCGTCGGGCCGGTGGCGGCGGAGCTCGCCGAGGCGGACGTGGCGCCGCCGGACACGACCAGACCGCGTCGGGACCGAGGCGACGACGGGCGGCCCAGAAGCAGGGGACGGCATGGGCCCGTCGCCGCCGGGAGCAAGGGTGGTGCTCCGCGGGAGCGGCGGGCGTGA
- the folP gene encoding dihydropteroate synthase: MAIVNRTPDSFFDRGATYGAAEALAAVDRAVDEGAGIIDIGGVKAAPGGEVSAAEELRRVGGFVAEVRARHPRLVISVDTWRAQVGRVVAGEGADLLNDAWGGVDPALAEVAAEFGVGLVCTHAGHLPPRTRPHRMVYDDVVADIVATTVGLAERAVSLGVRPDAILVDPGHDFGKNSRHSLEATRRLPELVATGWPVLVALSNKDFVGETLDTGIDERLEGTLAATAVSAWLGARVFRAHQVAATRRTLRMVAAIRGDVDLAVARRGLA, encoded by the coding sequence ATGGCGATCGTCAACCGCACCCCGGACTCCTTCTTCGACCGCGGGGCGACATACGGTGCGGCCGAGGCCTTGGCTGCGGTCGACCGTGCGGTCGACGAGGGGGCGGGGATCATCGACATCGGCGGGGTGAAGGCCGCGCCCGGCGGCGAGGTGAGCGCGGCCGAGGAGCTGCGCCGTGTGGGTGGCTTCGTCGCCGAGGTCCGGGCCCGCCATCCCCGGCTGGTCATCAGCGTCGACACCTGGCGCGCGCAGGTCGGACGGGTCGTCGCGGGTGAGGGCGCCGACCTGCTCAACGATGCCTGGGGCGGGGTGGACCCGGCGCTCGCCGAGGTCGCGGCCGAGTTCGGCGTCGGTCTGGTCTGCACCCACGCCGGCCATCTGCCGCCGCGCACCCGGCCGCACCGGATGGTCTACGACGATGTGGTCGCCGACATCGTCGCCACCACGGTGGGGCTCGCCGAGCGGGCGGTGTCGCTCGGGGTCCGGCCGGATGCGATCCTCGTCGATCCGGGGCACGACTTCGGCAAGAACAGCCGCCACTCCCTTGAGGCCACCCGCCGGCTGCCGGAACTGGTTGCTACCGGGTGGCCGGTGCTCGTCGCGCTGTCGAACAAGGACTTCGTCGGGGAGACCCTGGACACCGGCATCGACGAACGCCTGGAGGGCACGCTGGCCGCGACCGCGGTCAGCGCCTGGCTCGGGGCCCGGGTCTTCCGGGCGCACCAGGTGGCGGCGACGCGGCGGACGCTGCGGATGGTCGCGGCGATCCGGGGCGACGTCGACCTCGCCGTCGCTCGCCGCGGCCTCGCCTGA
- a CDS encoding O-methyltransferase, with product MPDTDIGELESAAAYAEGFLLEDPILRAARARAEEVGIVPVSPGTGAVLRFLAAAVGARAVVEIGTGTGVSGTWLLRGMRPDGTLTTIDVEAEHLRLARRTYADAGMTPGRSRLITGRALDVLPRLTDGAYDLVFCDADRREGTEYLTQALRLLRPGGVVAFASVLALAQGQATGPEAVAVRELATAVRDDVRLTQMLLTTGGGLLVAVVAKSSPVG from the coding sequence ATGCCGGACACTGACATCGGCGAACTCGAGTCCGCCGCCGCCTATGCCGAGGGCTTCCTGCTGGAAGACCCGATCCTTCGCGCTGCCCGCGCCCGAGCCGAGGAGGTCGGGATCGTCCCGGTCAGCCCGGGTACCGGCGCGGTCCTACGCTTCCTCGCCGCTGCCGTGGGCGCCCGCGCGGTGGTCGAGATCGGCACAGGTACCGGGGTCTCCGGTACCTGGCTGTTGCGCGGGATGCGGCCCGACGGAACCCTGACCACCATCGACGTCGAGGCCGAGCACCTTCGGCTGGCCCGGCGCACCTACGCCGACGCGGGGATGACCCCCGGGCGCAGCCGGCTGATCACCGGCCGCGCCCTCGACGTTCTCCCCCGGCTGACCGACGGCGCCTATGACCTCGTGTTCTGTGACGCGGACCGGCGTGAGGGCACCGAGTACCTCACCCAGGCCCTGCGGCTGCTGCGGCCGGGCGGCGTGGTGGCGTTCGCCAGCGTGCTGGCCTTGGCCCAGGGCCAGGCCACCGGCCCCGAGGCGGTGGCGGTCCGCGAACTTGCCACAGCTGTACGTGACGACGTGCGGCTTACCCAGATGCTCCTCACCACCGGCGGCGGCCTCCTGGTCGCCGTGGTCGCCAAGTCCTCCCCGGTCGGCTGA
- a CDS encoding leucyl aminopeptidase family protein: MSIVDSASGPAIDGLIRLPPGVTLRSATVADVEPSTVALVLASSENGPVFDETARGVGADLGLDLALLVESESLRGDAGSVLVVPLARTARPTRLLVVGIGAGQPGDWRAAGAALARRAGAPDRLAVVAEPGDPGLRAFTEGLALGAYRAAGVLDRAAGVPDPAGRPGPENGAPGNVIVLTGRADEPGAVAAVGAARAVATGVYIARDLVNMPSLVKSPEWLANRAVRIAASAGLDTTLLGPDDLSAQGFGGLCAVGEGSPRPPYLVKLEYHGPPWTSGEAGLAGSTGSAGSTGSAGSTGSAGSIGSAGSIGSAEPDGSPAGRFTDGHRVLVGKGITFDSGGLSLKPAVPMAGMKTDMAGAAAVLGAMTALPALNVPGRVTGLLCLAENMIGATAMRPGDVITCWGGTTVEVLNTDAEGRLVLADGLAYAAGALDADVIVDLATLTGAIAVALGRRTAGLFSSDDRLAAALSAAADSAGERVWRLPLVKEYRAAIDSPVADLANIGRALDVGGGSITAALFLREFAGRRPWAHLDIAGTARSDADDGEISRGGTGWGVRTLLTWLSSGPSQTPAA, translated from the coding sequence ATGAGCATCGTTGATTCCGCGTCAGGCCCGGCGATCGACGGGCTCATCAGGCTTCCTCCCGGCGTTACCCTACGGTCCGCCACCGTCGCCGACGTCGAGCCCTCGACCGTCGCCCTGGTCCTCGCGTCGTCCGAGAACGGACCCGTGTTCGACGAAACTGCCCGCGGTGTCGGCGCCGATCTCGGACTGGATCTTGCGCTGCTGGTCGAGTCCGAGTCCCTGCGCGGCGATGCGGGTTCGGTGCTGGTGGTGCCGTTGGCCCGGACGGCTCGGCCGACCCGGCTGCTCGTGGTCGGCATCGGCGCCGGTCAACCGGGTGACTGGCGGGCCGCGGGCGCCGCGCTCGCCCGCCGCGCCGGGGCACCGGACCGGCTCGCGGTGGTGGCGGAGCCCGGCGATCCGGGCCTGCGGGCCTTCACCGAAGGCCTGGCGCTAGGCGCCTACCGGGCCGCTGGAGTGCTCGACCGGGCCGCTGGAGTGCCCGACCCGGCCGGCCGGCCCGGGCCGGAGAACGGCGCGCCCGGCAACGTCATCGTGCTCACCGGTCGGGCGGACGAGCCCGGGGCGGTGGCCGCGGTCGGCGCCGCGCGGGCGGTGGCCACCGGGGTGTACATCGCCCGCGATCTGGTCAACATGCCGAGTCTGGTGAAGTCACCCGAGTGGCTGGCGAACCGTGCCGTGCGCATCGCCGCGTCGGCGGGTCTCGACACGACCCTGCTCGGCCCCGACGATCTTTCGGCGCAGGGCTTCGGGGGGTTGTGCGCCGTCGGTGAGGGTTCCCCGCGGCCGCCCTACCTGGTCAAACTCGAATATCACGGGCCACCGTGGACTTCTGGCGAGGCCGGGTTGGCGGGATCCACCGGGTCGGCGGGATCCACCGGGTCGGCGGGATCCACCGGGTCGGCGGGATCCATCGGGTCGGCGGGATCCATCGGGTCGGCGGAGCCGGATGGTTCGCCGGCGGGCCGCTTCACCGATGGTCACCGGGTCCTGGTCGGGAAGGGAATCACCTTCGACTCGGGTGGGCTCTCCCTGAAGCCGGCCGTCCCGATGGCCGGCATGAAGACCGACATGGCGGGCGCGGCGGCGGTGCTCGGGGCGATGACCGCGTTGCCGGCGTTGAACGTGCCCGGGCGCGTCACCGGCCTGCTCTGTCTGGCGGAGAACATGATCGGTGCGACTGCCATGCGTCCCGGCGACGTCATCACCTGCTGGGGCGGGACCACGGTGGAGGTACTGAACACCGACGCCGAGGGCCGCCTGGTGCTGGCGGACGGCCTCGCCTACGCCGCGGGCGCGCTCGACGCGGATGTCATCGTCGATCTCGCCACGCTGACCGGAGCGATCGCCGTGGCGCTCGGCCGGCGCACCGCCGGGCTGTTCAGCTCGGACGACCGGCTGGCGGCGGCGCTGTCCGCCGCGGCGGACAGCGCCGGGGAACGGGTGTGGCGGCTGCCGTTGGTGAAGGAGTACCGGGCGGCGATCGACTCGCCGGTGGCGGACCTTGCCAACATCGGCCGGGCGCTGGACGTCGGGGGCGGTTCCATCACCGCGGCGCTGTTCCTGCGGGAGTTCGCGGGCCGGCGGCCCTGGGCACATCTGGACATCGCGGGCACCGCACGGTCGGACGCCGACGACGGCGAGATCAGCCGGGGCGGCACCGGGTGGGGGGTGCGTACCCTGCTGACCTGGCTGTCGAGTGGGCCATCCCAGACACCGGCGGCCTGA
- a CDS encoding serine O-acetyltransferase gives MKNVVLRDIDRFVYYDNDGRRPRSIGASRIAAVLNNPGLQAILVYRFGAFVASPQKGVAGAAGRLLGTVVYRVLSRVSQIVTGIWISPAARIGPGFFIAHFGGVIIGACEIGENCNVGHDVTIGKSGTGEKFGRPTIGDRVSIGTGARILGRLEVGDDALVGANAVVTRSLAARSVAVGAPARVVSSRGAFEYVEYFGMVRDEARRASLGLVSSP, from the coding sequence TTGAAGAATGTTGTTCTTCGGGACATTGACCGATTTGTCTACTACGACAACGATGGCCGTCGACCCCGCTCGATCGGGGCCAGTCGCATCGCTGCTGTTCTGAACAACCCCGGCCTCCAGGCGATCCTCGTCTACCGGTTCGGTGCGTTCGTCGCAAGTCCGCAGAAAGGCGTAGCCGGGGCGGCAGGGCGGCTCTTGGGCACGGTTGTCTACCGCGTTCTGTCTCGGGTTTCGCAGATCGTGACGGGTATCTGGATCTCCCCCGCCGCCAGGATAGGTCCGGGATTTTTTATCGCCCATTTTGGGGGTGTGATCATTGGTGCCTGTGAAATTGGTGAGAACTGCAACGTAGGACACGATGTGACGATAGGAAAGAGTGGTACTGGCGAGAAGTTCGGTCGCCCGACAATCGGCGATCGGGTGAGTATCGGGACTGGAGCGAGGATCCTGGGTCGTCTTGAGGTGGGAGACGACGCCCTGGTGGGCGCCAATGCCGTGGTAACCCGATCGCTTGCTGCTCGATCGGTCGCGGTGGGTGCTCCTGCCCGCGTGGTCTCGAGCCGGGGCGCCTTCGAGTATGTCGAGTACTTCGGGATGGTGCGGGACGAGGCCAGAAGGGCGTCGCTCGGCCTGGTCAGCTCGCCATAG
- a CDS encoding S1C family serine protease codes for MTAVRGFGTQPPAPPPAETGSPRAWSPTSTPYPLPADSDGGGSESGGSDSGGSNAAPFAVPFADVLTGRSAPRGRLVAPGRPIVLGHRVLLASILVAGLLGGGIGALLVSMTERGSDQQASAALPVGTAAPSSDRRSVASIAATALPSVVTIDAGGGGDGDAAGTGSGVIISPEGYILTNNHVVASAVAARTPISVRRYQEFGQVRADLVGRDPKTDIAVLRIPAPQPLPAVTLGQSGSLVVGAPVVAIGAPFGLAGTVTTGVVSALDRNPMVPAESGTDPTVLIGAIQIDAAINPGNSGGPLLDGLGQMVGINTAIAAVPGHESQSQSGSIGVGFAIPIDFARSVAQEIISTGRATHPYLGVSAATVTAGQAKAMGTTSGARVVNLAPGGPAERAGLRVGDIITRVDTRVISGMNDLIVAARLHRVGDRVSVAYERAGATATTQLTLQEQQR; via the coding sequence GTGACCGCGGTGCGTGGCTTCGGCACGCAGCCGCCGGCCCCACCGCCCGCCGAGACGGGCTCCCCGCGGGCGTGGTCGCCGACCTCGACGCCGTATCCGCTGCCCGCGGACTCCGACGGCGGCGGCTCCGAGAGCGGCGGCTCCGACAGCGGCGGCTCGAACGCCGCGCCGTTCGCCGTGCCGTTCGCCGATGTCCTGACTGGTCGTTCGGCGCCGCGGGGGCGCCTGGTCGCTCCTGGTCGCCCGATCGTTCTCGGTCACCGGGTCCTCCTCGCGAGCATCCTGGTCGCGGGTCTGCTGGGTGGGGGGATCGGTGCGCTGCTCGTCTCGATGACCGAGCGCGGCAGCGACCAACAGGCGTCGGCGGCCCTGCCGGTCGGTACCGCCGCGCCCAGCTCCGACCGCAGGTCGGTCGCGTCGATCGCCGCGACGGCTCTGCCCAGTGTGGTGACGATCGACGCCGGTGGCGGGGGGGACGGCGATGCCGCGGGTACCGGCTCCGGGGTGATCATTAGCCCGGAGGGGTACATCCTGACGAACAACCACGTCGTGGCGTCCGCGGTCGCCGCCAGAACTCCGATCTCCGTGCGCCGCTACCAGGAGTTCGGCCAGGTCCGGGCCGACCTGGTCGGGCGGGATCCCAAGACTGACATTGCCGTTCTGCGGATCCCGGCCCCGCAGCCCCTGCCGGCGGTGACGCTCGGCCAGTCCGGCTCGCTGGTCGTGGGAGCGCCGGTGGTTGCCATCGGGGCGCCGTTCGGCCTCGCCGGCACCGTGACGACCGGCGTCGTCAGCGCGCTCGACCGCAATCCCATGGTCCCGGCCGAGAGCGGCACCGACCCCACGGTGCTCATCGGGGCGATCCAGATCGACGCGGCGATCAATCCGGGCAACTCCGGTGGTCCGCTGCTCGACGGCCTCGGCCAGATGGTGGGGATCAATACCGCGATCGCCGCGGTGCCCGGCCATGAGTCCCAGAGCCAGAGCGGCAGCATCGGCGTGGGGTTCGCCATCCCGATCGACTTCGCCCGCTCGGTCGCTCAGGAGATCATTTCGACCGGTCGGGCGACCCACCCGTACCTCGGCGTGTCAGCCGCGACCGTCACCGCCGGCCAGGCGAAGGCCATGGGGACCACGTCGGGTGCCCGCGTCGTCAACCTGGCGCCCGGTGGCCCCGCCGAGCGCGCCGGGCTGCGCGTCGGCGACATCATCACGCGGGTGGACACCAGGGTTATCAGCGGGATGAACGACCTCATCGTCGCAGCCCGGCTCCACCGGGTAGGTGACCGGGTGTCGGTCGCCTACGAACGCGCCGGTGCCACCGCGACCACCCAGCTGACGCTGCAGGAACAACAGCGCTGA
- a CDS encoding glycoside hydrolase family 16 protein, producing the protein MEPRLLWSDEFDGPANASVDPARWLITQGGKWGPTDVSCYTADPRNVGLDGKGHLKLTAIAEKSPVKTCGDTHFSSGRVETRGKASWRYGYFEFRARLPIGTGTLPALWLLGPNGIYDWPRSGEIDVVEATANEPATVHTNIVGVDGSGNRWEAGWWGRGKNYVYPGGTLADRYHNYALDWGPNRLDFYFDGLLIRHLEPKDTPVWLWNKDFYIIMDVAVSAKLSPPLPPASAFPQTLFVDYVRVYSGRP; encoded by the coding sequence ATGGAGCCGCGACTGCTGTGGTCCGATGAATTTGACGGTCCGGCGAACGCCTCGGTTGATCCCGCCAGGTGGTTGATCACGCAAGGGGGGAAATGGGGGCCGACGGACGTCTCCTGTTATACGGCCGATCCCCGTAACGTCGGCCTGGACGGCAAGGGCCATCTCAAGCTGACGGCGATTGCGGAGAAATCTCCCGTAAAAACCTGTGGGGATACTCACTTCTCGTCGGGCCGGGTGGAGACCCGCGGTAAGGCCTCCTGGAGATATGGGTACTTCGAGTTCCGGGCCCGGCTGCCGATCGGTACCGGGACGTTGCCTGCTCTCTGGCTCCTAGGGCCGAACGGAATTTATGACTGGCCTCGCTCCGGCGAGATCGATGTCGTCGAGGCGACGGCAAACGAGCCGGCCACGGTCCATACCAACATTGTTGGAGTGGATGGCTCTGGAAATCGTTGGGAGGCCGGCTGGTGGGGGCGGGGAAAGAACTATGTCTACCCAGGTGGCACGCTTGCGGATCGCTATCATAACTATGCTCTTGACTGGGGGCCGAACAGGCTCGACTTCTATTTCGACGGCCTTCTCATCCGCCATCTCGAGCCGAAGGACACGCCGGTTTGGCTGTGGAACAAAGACTTCTATATAATCATGGATGTCGCCGTCAGCGCGAAGCTGAGCCCCCCGCTTCCGCCGGCCTCCGCGTTCCCGCAGACGCTGTTCGTAGACTATGTGCGTGTCTATTCAGGCAGACCTTAG
- a CDS encoding anti-sigma factor family protein: MTEHLGDRISPLIDHQLDHDARDRALAHLARCGECQREVAALRMVKARLVALDGPDLPGGLAVRLLSLGGLTALPAPPPGSSPRSPRSQRSPQSQRSQFRPAPDRRGPTRLDPVRLPGAFTVTVPALLPRSVELRQPPFDPRPGAGTRPASPRPAARPAPAATGGAARGPGQAGRPAPGPARQHLRRPASPAPRRRLPAPHRRPTPRTSMRRTLLGSAALMLLAVAGAAIADGQESTQTPGPVAVPTVSSVVAPGVANGVPSRLTPMFAPVRVSLRR, translated from the coding sequence GTGACCGAGCATCTCGGCGATCGGATCTCGCCTCTCATCGACCATCAGCTTGATCATGACGCTCGTGATCGCGCGCTCGCGCATCTTGCCCGCTGCGGGGAGTGCCAGCGGGAGGTGGCGGCCCTGCGGATGGTCAAGGCACGGCTGGTTGCTCTCGATGGGCCGGATCTTCCTGGCGGCCTCGCGGTCCGGCTGCTGAGCCTGGGCGGTCTGACCGCGCTGCCCGCGCCCCCGCCGGGTTCGTCCCCGCGCTCCCCGCGCTCCCAGCGCTCCCCGCAATCCCAGCGCTCCCAGTTCCGTCCTGCGCCGGACAGGCGGGGGCCTACCCGTCTCGACCCGGTCAGGCTTCCCGGGGCGTTCACGGTGACAGTACCGGCCCTGCTGCCGCGTTCCGTCGAGCTCCGACAGCCCCCCTTCGATCCTCGCCCGGGCGCCGGCACTCGTCCCGCCTCGCCCAGGCCCGCCGCTCGACCGGCGCCGGCAGCCACCGGCGGGGCTGCGCGCGGTCCGGGTCAGGCGGGCCGTCCCGCGCCGGGGCCCGCGCGTCAGCACCTGCGGCGGCCGGCTTCGCCCGCCCCGCGCCGGCGGCTGCCGGCCCCGCACCGTCGTCCCACCCCCCGGACCAGCATGCGCCGAACCCTCCTCGGATCCGCCGCGCTGATGCTGCTCGCCGTCGCTGGTGCCGCCATCGCCGACGGCCAGGAGAGTACCCAGACGCCGGGGCCCGTCGCGGTGCCGACGGTGTCCTCGGTCGTCGCCCCGGGCGTTGCGAACGGCGTCCCGAGCCGGCTCACCCCGATGTTCGCCCCGGTCCGGGTGTCCTTGCGCCGTTGA